One part of the Rutidosis leptorrhynchoides isolate AG116_Rl617_1_P2 unplaced genomic scaffold, CSIRO_AGI_Rlap_v1 contig270, whole genome shotgun sequence genome encodes these proteins:
- the LOC139882440 gene encoding uncharacterized protein At4g02000-like: MASDDPDESVRMIALCQRLGRLGSDQEVETWEDEPAIEKIAECGLYLAKFQQDKDFQRISQGGPWLFSSHLVNIKPWIPNTPLHCYDFTRCAFWVQILGLPLEWMTDQILRKAANQLWDILEVKVASKEGSTVKIGRVRVEINLGVPMKTGKLIRLAGKLLWLDLRYERLPHFCYSCGRLGYYATNCIDIPFDLAKEEGKDKLAFGPWLKAEVHQSSPY; encoded by the exons ATGGCTTCGGACGATCCTGATGAATCAGTTCGCATGATTGCTCTGTGTCAACGTTTGGGACGTCTCGGTTCTGATCAGGAGGTTGAGACATGGGAGGATGAACCTGCAATAGAAAAAATTGCGGAAT GTGGTTTATATTTAGCAAAGTTCCAACAAGACAAGGATTTCCAACGTATTTCACAGGGTGGCCCTTGGCTTTTTTCTAGCCACTTAGTCAACATTAAGCCTTGGATCCCTAATACCCCGCTCCATTGCTATGATTTTACTCGGTGTGCTTTCTGGGTCCAAATTCTTGGCTTGCCTTTAGAGTGGATGACGGACCAGATTCTGAGGAAGGCTGCTAATCAGCTATGGGACATTTTGGAGGTAAAAGTAGCTAGCAAGGAGGGTTCCACAGTGAAAATAGGACGAGTCAGGGTGGAAATCAATCTGGGTGTACCTATGAAAACTGGTAAACTGATTCGCTTAGCTGGGAAACTATTATGGCTGGACTTAAGATATGAACGACTTCCCCACTTTTGTTACTCGTGCGGAAGACTTGGCTACTACGCAACTAACTGTATAGACATTCCTTTTGATTTGGCCAAGGAGGAAGGCAAAGACAAATTGGCTTTTGGCCCGTGGTTGAAAGCAGAGGTTCATCAATCTAGTCCCTACTAG